One genomic region from SAR92 clade bacterium H455 encodes:
- a CDS encoding DUF411 domain-containing protein — MEPYVRKMRWLVSIILLVSVAACSDNAELVNMPAVEESSVEKISLDVYKSRTCNCCKKWVDHIEASGFETSVHHPANLNKLKSDKGISPRYQSCHTAVSKDGYVFEGHIPADIIQRFLANPPPNAIGLAVPGMPAGSPGMEMGSRHDEYDVFLLSKDGGDVVYEHIGL, encoded by the coding sequence ATGGAACCGTATGTTAGAAAAATGCGATGGTTAGTATCCATCATTTTGTTGGTCAGTGTTGCCGCATGTTCGGATAATGCTGAACTCGTCAATATGCCAGCCGTCGAAGAGTCGTCAGTCGAAAAAATATCGCTGGATGTCTATAAAAGCCGAACCTGTAATTGTTGTAAGAAGTGGGTTGATCATATCGAGGCTTCCGGCTTCGAGACTTCAGTGCATCACCCTGCAAATTTGAATAAATTAAAGTCTGATAAGGGGATTTCTCCTCGTTACCAGTCCTGCCATACGGCTGTTTCAAAAGATGGCTATGTATTTGAAGGCCATATTCCCGCAGATATTATTCAGCGATTCCTCGCTAATCCTCCTCCGAATGCTATTGGTCTAGCCGTTCCCGGCATGCCTGCGGGTAGTCCTGGGATGGAGATGGGCAGTCGGCACGATGAATACGATGTCTTTTTGCTAAGTAAAGACGGTGGTGACGTTGTATACGAGCATATAGGTCTATGA